Genomic segment of Terriglobia bacterium:
GCCACAGATTTCGCAGAGCCTGATCTTGTGATGGTCCTGCAGATAGCAGTTCTCGAAGATGACCTTCAGCTTCTGCCCGCGACCGTGCGCTATCTCAACCACAGCGTGGATGTCCTGGCGCACGTAGTCCCAATCCTCGCTCAGAACTTTGCTGATGTTTACCACCATGTCGAGTTCCTGGCCGCCGTCGTCCAACGCGCTCAGGGCTTCTGCAACTTTGGTGACCGTGGTGTGGCCGCCGTGCGGAAAGCCGACGGTCGTGCCCGCCTTCACCGTGCTGCCCTGCAGAATTTCGGCGCAGCGGCGGAGGGCATAAGGCATGACGCAGACGCTCGCGCAGTCGTAATCGAGCGCCAGGCGGCAACCCCGTTCAAGTTCGCTTGCTGTCATCGCGGGATTCAACAGGGAATGGTCGATCATCTTCGCGATGTCTTGGTACGTATAGTCCATGGACCCTCTCCAGAGGCATTCTTACTCCTTCCAATGCGTTTGATGCTTGTAATGGGCTGCCTCGACAGGAGTATAATTGGCCCCATGCTACGACGCAAATTCTTTGGCAACCTGATCACTGGAAGCGCGCTGGCGCCAATGGCGGGGGCGACGCAGCCATCCGTTACGCAGCCGGGGCAGCAACCTTATGTTGAACGCCCAGTCCCCGGCCAGCCGCACAAGGGGAAAGTGCTCCTCGCAGTCGAGGCGCACGCGGACGACATCTCGCAGATAGCAGGCGGTACGGTGGCTAAGCTCATCGAAGAGGGGTACACGGGTTACCTGGTGCGCGCCACCAACGATGATATGGGCGATTCGCCCGGGCTCGGCATACCGGGAACGATCGGCGAGAACGTGCTCCGCAACGAGCACGACAACGAAAAGGTGGCGCAGGCCCTGGGTTTCAAGCAGCGCTTTGACCTGAATTACAGCAACCATCGCATGGCTGATATTTCCCTGAACGAGCTGATCTGCCGGCTGATTCTTATCATCCGGCTGGTCAAAGCGGATACGGTGATCTGTTGGGACCCTTGGGCGCACGACGAAGAGAATCCCGACCATTATATGGTGGCCAGAGCTGTGGAAGCAGCCTGCTGGATGGCTGGCCGCGCGCATGATTATCCGGAGCAATTCGCAGCGGGCCTCCAGCCGAAAGAGGTCCAGGACAAATACTATTTTGCGCGGCGGCCGGAGATCACCCGCGTGGTGGACATCACCGCCCAGGTCGACAAAAAAATAGAAGCGAACAGGGCCAACACGGCACAAGGTCCGGCCGGGCATCTTGGATCGCGCTTGCGCGCAAGCCTGGCCAGACGAAATCTGCGCCTGCCCCTGCTGGGCAATAATGATGACACCGCTGATCGCAACTACATCAGGGAATTTGTTTTGAGGGTAAACCGCGAGCTGGGAACGATGTACGGCGTTGAGTACGCTGAGGTGTTCCACTA
This window contains:
- the deoC gene encoding deoxyribose-phosphate aldolase; this encodes MDYTYQDIAKMIDHSLLNPAMTASELERGCRLALDYDCASVCVMPYALRRCAEILQGSTVKAGTTVGFPHGGHTTVTKVAEALSALDDGGQELDMVVNISKVLSEDWDYVRQDIHAVVEIAHGRGQKLKVIFENCYLQDHHKIRLCEICGELGADWVKTSTGYGTGGATIEDLKLMRQHSPARVQVKAAGGVRTLDHLLEIRALGVSRVGASRTADILDECKRRLG
- a CDS encoding PIG-L family deacetylase: MLRRKFFGNLITGSALAPMAGATQPSVTQPGQQPYVERPVPGQPHKGKVLLAVEAHADDISQIAGGTVAKLIEEGYTGYLVRATNDDMGDSPGLGIPGTIGENVLRNEHDNEKVAQALGFKQRFDLNYSNHRMADISLNELICRLILIIRLVKADTVICWDPWAHDEENPDHYMVARAVEAACWMAGRAHDYPEQFAAGLQPKEVQDKYYFARRPEITRVVDITAQVDKKIEANRANTAQGPAGHLGSRLRASLARRNLRLPLLGNNDDTADRNYIREFVLRVNRELGTMYGVEYAEVFHYIPPGAAGADLDPRVEAYVKEHAVPL